In the Clostridium sporogenes genome, one interval contains:
- the pyrB gene encoding aspartate carbamoyltransferase: MLKGRNLLDPMDFSLEELEEVFKLADEIIEEPEKFLHVCDGKILATLFYEPSTRTRFSFEAAMLRLGGQIIGFSEPNSSSVAKGESVADTIRTVGCYADIVAMRHPKEGAPAIAAMYSEIPVINAGDGSHQHPTQTLTDLLTIRSLKGNLSNLTIGCCGDLKFGRTVHSLVKALSRYKNNKFVFMSPEELKIPDYIRKEILEKNNIEYKEVSKMEDAMSELDILYMTRVQRERFFNEDDYVRLKDSYILDNEKMKYAKKDMMILHPLPRVNEIAYEIDKDPRGCYFKQAKYGMYVRMALIAKLLGVR; encoded by the coding sequence ATGTTAAAAGGAAGAAATTTGTTAGATCCAATGGATTTTTCATTAGAAGAATTGGAAGAGGTATTTAAATTAGCAGATGAAATAATTGAGGAGCCAGAAAAATTTTTACATGTATGTGATGGAAAAATATTGGCTACATTATTTTATGAACCAAGTACAAGAACCAGATTTAGCTTTGAAGCTGCTATGCTTAGACTAGGTGGTCAGATAATAGGATTTTCAGAACCTAATTCAAGTTCAGTAGCTAAAGGGGAAAGTGTAGCAGATACTATAAGAACTGTAGGTTGTTATGCAGATATAGTAGCTATGAGACACCCAAAAGAAGGTGCACCAGCAATAGCTGCAATGTATTCAGAAATACCAGTTATAAATGCTGGTGATGGTAGTCATCAACATCCAACTCAAACATTAACAGATCTATTAACTATAAGATCCCTAAAAGGAAATTTATCTAACTTAACTATTGGTTGCTGTGGAGATTTAAAATTTGGAAGAACAGTACACTCATTAGTAAAAGCCCTATCAAGGTATAAAAACAACAAATTTGTTTTTATGTCACCAGAAGAATTGAAGATTCCTGATTATATAAGAAAAGAAATTTTAGAAAAAAATAATATAGAATATAAAGAAGTATCAAAGATGGAAGATGCTATGTCAGAACTAGATATACTTTATATGACAAGAGTTCAAAGAGAAAGATTTTTCAATGAAGATGATTATGTAAGATTAAAAGATAGTTATATATTAGATAACGAAAAAATGAAATATGCTAAAAAAGATATGATGATTCTTCATCCATTACCAAGGGTTAATGAAATAGCTTATGAAATAGATAAAGATCCAAGAGGATGCTATTTTAAGCAAGCTAAATATGGAATGTATGTAAGAATGGCTTTAATAGCAAAGTTATTGGGGGTTAGATAA
- a CDS encoding aspartate carbamoyltransferase regulatory subunit: MLTINSIKNGIVIDHIQAGHGIKIFKYLGLEEADYRVALIMNAESSKLGKKDIIKIENIMEIDYKVLGFIDPTITIDVIENEKIKEKIKLELPRTIENVIKCKNPRCITSVENYIPNEFYLVDEENGEYRCKYCDEIYSGGDINKL; this comes from the coding sequence ATGTTAACAATAAATAGTATAAAAAATGGTATAGTAATAGATCATATACAAGCAGGTCATGGTATAAAGATATTTAAATATTTAGGATTAGAAGAAGCTGATTATAGAGTAGCGCTTATAATGAATGCTGAAAGTTCAAAATTGGGAAAAAAGGACATAATAAAGATAGAAAATATAATGGAAATAGATTATAAAGTGTTAGGATTTATAGATCCTACAATAACAATAGATGTTATCGAAAATGAAAAGATAAAGGAAAAAATAAAATTAGAATTACCTAGAACAATAGAAAATGTTATAAAATGCAAAAATCCACGCTGCATAACATCTGTAGAAAATTATATACCTAATGAATTTTACTTGGTAGATGAAGAGAATGGGGAATATAGATGTAAATATTGTGATGAAATATATTCAGGTGGAGATATAAACAAATTATAA
- a CDS encoding dihydroorotase: MNELLIKNVNIIDWCQNFHGDVYIKNGIISELGIDLNKNCEIFDGRGLTLLPSFIDMHVHFRDPGFTYKEDILTGSRAAVKGGYTMVNLMANTKPICSSNKEVEYVLQKGKEVGLVDIHQCMSITKDFSGDDISHLDSMDNKVKIISEDGKDVMNSKVLINAMFKAKEKDVIVMCHSEEHDVTELDTRLSENLMTWRNIALSEFTGCKVHIAHVSTKESIEYIKNAKKNGLKVTCEVAPHHIALTNKIFYRVNPPLREDDDVKILIEAIKEDIVDCIGTDHAPHSKEDKLKGSPGISGIETSFSTCYTKLVHDNHISLSKLSKIMSKNPAEILGVNKGEIKIGREADLVLVDTKEEYKVKSEEFYSKGKNTPMDGMHLKGRVKVTFKAGCIVYNEF; the protein is encoded by the coding sequence ATGAATGAATTGCTAATTAAAAATGTAAATATAATAGATTGGTGCCAAAACTTCCATGGAGATGTTTATATAAAGAACGGAATTATATCAGAATTAGGAATAGACTTAAATAAAAATTGTGAAATATTTGATGGAAGAGGATTAACTCTTCTTCCATCTTTTATAGATATGCATGTTCATTTTAGAGATCCAGGTTTTACATATAAAGAAGATATATTAACAGGAAGTAGAGCAGCAGTAAAGGGTGGATATACTATGGTAAATTTAATGGCTAATACTAAACCCATATGTAGCTCCAACAAAGAAGTAGAGTATGTCTTACAAAAAGGAAAAGAAGTAGGATTAGTAGATATACATCAATGTATGTCAATTACAAAAGATTTTTCTGGAGATGATATAAGTCATTTAGATTCTATGGATAATAAAGTGAAAATAATATCAGAAGACGGAAAAGATGTAATGAACAGCAAGGTGTTAATAAATGCTATGTTTAAGGCTAAGGAAAAAGATGTTATAGTAATGTGTCATTCAGAAGAACATGATGTAACAGAATTAGATACTAGACTTTCAGAAAATCTAATGACTTGGAGAAATATAGCTCTTTCAGAATTTACAGGATGTAAAGTCCATATAGCTCATGTAAGCACCAAAGAATCTATAGAATATATAAAAAATGCTAAAAAGAATGGTTTAAAAGTAACCTGTGAAGTAGCACCACATCATATAGCACTTACAAATAAAATTTTTTATAGAGTAAATCCACCATTAAGAGAAGATGATGATGTGAAAATATTAATAGAGGCAATAAAGGAAGATATAGTAGATTGCATAGGAACAGATCATGCACCACATAGTAAGGAAGACAAATTAAAAGGAAGTCCTGGAATATCTGGAATAGAGACCTCCTTTTCTACATGTTATACAAAGTTAGTTCATGATAATCATATTAGTTTAAGCAAACTTTCAAAAATAATGTCTAAAAATCCAGCGGAAATTTTAGGAGTAAATAAGGGAGAAATAAAAATAGGAAGAGAAGCAGATTTAGTTTTAGTAGATACAAAAGAAGAATACAAAGTAAAATCTGAGGAATTTTACTCCAAAGGAAAAAATACTCCAATGGACGGCATGCATCTTAAGGGTAGAGTTAAAGTTACATTTAAAGCAGGATGTATAGTATACAATGAATTTTAA
- the pyrF gene encoding orotidine-5'-phosphate decarboxylase → MIIDKLYESVEKKGCVCVGLDTDISYIPEGFLNKFNNIEDAIFSFNQRIIDSTFDISACYKVQIAYYEAMGIKGMMLYKKTLECIRKKGGIVIADIKRGDISATAKMYAKAHFEGDFESDFITLNPYMGMDTLEPYSEYFKNKEKGAFLLLRTSNKGSKDIQYLDLKDDKKVYNKVGEKIENIGKEFLGKCGYSSIGAVVGCTAEENNIRQELKHTFFLIPGYGAQGGKADVAKSYLSQGNGGIVNSSRGILLAYKKYDEEGKNFEEYAREEVINMKKTLQFT, encoded by the coding sequence ATGATTATAGATAAATTGTATGAAAGTGTAGAAAAAAAGGGATGTGTTTGTGTAGGACTTGATACAGATATAAGTTATATACCAGAAGGATTTTTAAATAAATTTAATAATATAGAAGATGCTATATTTTCATTTAATCAAAGAATAATTGATTCAACTTTTGATATATCAGCTTGTTATAAAGTTCAAATAGCTTATTACGAAGCTATGGGAATTAAAGGTATGATGTTATATAAAAAGACCTTAGAATGTATAAGAAAAAAAGGTGGTATAGTTATAGCAGATATAAAGAGAGGAGACATATCTGCTACAGCTAAAATGTATGCAAAGGCTCATTTTGAAGGAGATTTTGAAAGTGATTTCATAACATTAAATCCATATATGGGAATGGATACTTTGGAACCTTATAGTGAATATTTTAAAAATAAAGAAAAGGGAGCTTTCTTATTATTAAGAACTTCCAATAAAGGTTCAAAGGATATACAATATTTAGATTTAAAAGATGATAAAAAAGTATATAACAAAGTAGGAGAAAAAATAGAGAATATAGGAAAAGAATTTTTAGGTAAATGTGGATATAGTTCAATAGGAGCAGTAGTTGGATGTACTGCAGAAGAAAATAATATTAGACAAGAATTAAAACATACTTTTTTCTTAATACCAGGTTATGGTGCTCAAGGTGGAAAAGCTGATGTAGCCAAATCTTATTTAAGTCAAGGTAATGGAGGAATTGTAAATTCTTCAAGGGGAATATTGCTTGCATATAAAAAATATGATGAGGAAGGAAAAAACTTTGAAGAATATGCAAGAGAAGAAGTTATAAATATGAAAAAAACTTTACAGTTTACATAG
- a CDS encoding dihydroorotate dehydrogenase electron transfer subunit: MCKINPKTFRVKVIENKNISTGIFKITLEGIFKGKPGQFYMIRAWKNEPILWRPISIHDISENSIEFLYKVEGKGTQILSQIRSEEEVEIMGPLGNGFDLENINGKVAIVVGGIGIAPMNYLLKSIKNTKVDFYVGFRDEVYITEKFNNLVEKLVVVTEDGSRGEKGYVTDYFNPEGYDLVLCCGPEIMMDKVILICREKRIPLYVSMEKRMACGIGACLVCTCKTRFGNKRTCKDGPVFKGEDIILKGDI; this comes from the coding sequence GTGTGTAAAATAAATCCTAAAACTTTTAGAGTAAAGGTAATAGAAAATAAAAATATATCAACAGGTATATTTAAAATTACTTTAGAGGGTATTTTTAAAGGTAAGCCAGGACAATTTTATATGATTAGAGCGTGGAAAAATGAGCCGATTTTATGGAGACCGATAAGTATACATGATATAAGTGAAAACTCAATAGAATTTTTATATAAAGTAGAAGGAAAAGGAACCCAAATTCTATCTCAAATAAGATCGGAAGAAGAAGTAGAAATAATGGGTCCTTTAGGAAACGGATTTGATTTAGAAAATATAAATGGAAAAGTTGCTATAGTTGTAGGTGGTATAGGAATAGCTCCCATGAATTACTTATTAAAAAGTATAAAGAATACTAAAGTAGATTTTTATGTGGGTTTTAGAGATGAAGTTTATATTACAGAAAAATTTAATAATTTAGTAGAAAAACTAGTTGTAGTTACAGAGGACGGTAGTAGGGGAGAAAAGGGATATGTAACAGATTATTTTAATCCAGAAGGCTATGATTTGGTTTTATGTTGTGGACCAGAAATAATGATGGATAAAGTTATATTAATATGCAGAGAGAAAAGAATTCCTTTATATGTATCTATGGAAAAAAGAATGGCTTGTGGTATAGGAGCATGTCTTGTGTGTACTTGTAAAACTAGATTTGGTAACAAGAGAACTTGTAAGGATGGGCCTGTATTTAAAGGAGAGGACATTATTTTGAAAGGGGATATATAA
- a CDS encoding dihydroorotate dehydrogenase, whose amino-acid sequence MLQVNLCGKTLKNPIIAASGTFGFGEEYGEFYDVSILGGISSKGLTLNPKEGNDGIRIYETSSGIINSVGLQNPGIDRFVKEELPNMKKIDTIIIANVGGGCIEDYIAVVEKLNKTDVDMIELNISCPNVKHGGMAFGIKSEVAYEVVKKVKEICKNPLIVKLSPNAEDIVDMAVKCESAGADAISLVNTFKAMAIDIKRKVPVFENVTAGLSGPCIKPIALRMVYEVCKKVMIPVIGIGGISNYKDVIEFIMAGATAVQIGTANFMNPYSALNIIKDLESYMQKEGIKNLEEIRGII is encoded by the coding sequence ATGCTTCAAGTAAATTTGTGTGGTAAAACTTTAAAGAATCCTATCATAGCTGCATCAGGAACTTTTGGATTTGGTGAAGAATATGGAGAATTCTATGATGTTTCCATATTAGGCGGAATTTCTAGTAAAGGATTGACTTTAAATCCTAAAGAAGGAAACGATGGTATAAGAATTTATGAAACTAGTTCTGGAATAATAAATAGTGTAGGCCTTCAAAATCCTGGAATAGATAGATTTGTAAAAGAAGAATTACCTAATATGAAAAAAATAGATACTATAATCATTGCAAATGTAGGTGGAGGATGTATAGAAGATTATATAGCAGTAGTAGAGAAGTTAAATAAAACAGATGTAGATATGATAGAACTAAATATATCCTGTCCAAATGTAAAACATGGAGGTATGGCCTTTGGAATAAAGTCAGAAGTAGCTTATGAGGTGGTAAAGAAAGTTAAGGAAATATGTAAAAACCCACTTATAGTAAAGTTATCTCCTAATGCAGAAGATATAGTAGATATGGCTGTAAAATGTGAAAGTGCAGGTGCAGATGCAATTTCTTTAGTAAATACATTTAAAGCTATGGCTATTGATATAAAAAGAAAAGTTCCTGTATTTGAAAATGTAACTGCAGGTTTATCAGGGCCGTGCATTAAGCCTATAGCATTAAGAATGGTATATGAAGTATGTAAGAAAGTAATGATACCAGTGATAGGAATAGGTGGAATAAGCAATTATAAAGATGTAATAGAATTTATTATGGCAGGGGCTACAGCAGTGCAAATAGGAACGGCTAATTTTATGAATCCATACTCAGCATTAAATATAATAAAGGACTTGGAAAGTTATATGCAAAAAGAAGGTATTAAAAATTTAGAAGAAATAAGGGGAATTATTTAA